Proteins encoded within one genomic window of Propionispora vibrioides:
- a CDS encoding YibE/F family protein translates to MIKQYYNKCVASKSFIPTAVVLLAVLVLIVLPDRFVNPVYSQFETSKARVISVNNNGIQRAGIVAYGEQRCVVELLDGRYKGTVAEAMNMLSGSLGTDKQYRAGDIALVTVGGVQGQGVYKISMVDHYRLNYQLFLAGAFMLLLIVLAGWIGVRAILAFLFTVLCIWKMLIPFLLAGYQPILCGLLITAILTTVIIILVYGFDRRFIAATLGSLLGTGLTALLAIIFVSMSKIHGAVMDYSESLLYTGFQLNLTEIFIASIFIASSGAVMDIAVDITSAVYEVIEANPAISKAAAMKAGLNVGRTVLGTMSTTLLLAYSGGYIGLLMVFVAQGTPVLNILNLNYIAAEILNTMIGSFGLITVAPFTAVTSATLLAGSKNRAAEAFLQG, encoded by the coding sequence ATGATAAAACAATATTACAACAAATGTGTTGCTTCCAAATCATTTATACCGACAGCCGTGGTTTTGCTGGCTGTGCTTGTGTTGATTGTGCTGCCCGACCGGTTTGTAAATCCCGTGTATAGTCAGTTTGAAACCTCGAAAGCCCGCGTGATATCCGTAAACAACAACGGCATCCAGCGAGCCGGAATTGTTGCCTATGGCGAACAACGATGTGTAGTTGAACTGCTGGATGGCCGTTATAAAGGAACGGTTGCCGAGGCCATGAATATGCTTTCCGGGTCGTTAGGGACCGACAAGCAGTATCGGGCGGGGGATATTGCGCTGGTTACGGTGGGCGGTGTACAGGGCCAGGGGGTCTATAAAATATCCATGGTAGACCATTACCGGCTTAATTATCAGCTGTTTCTGGCCGGGGCGTTTATGCTGCTGCTGATTGTGCTGGCCGGCTGGATTGGTGTGCGGGCTATTTTGGCTTTTCTGTTTACCGTGCTTTGCATTTGGAAAATGTTGATCCCCTTCTTGCTGGCAGGATACCAGCCCATTTTGTGCGGTCTTTTGATTACGGCCATACTGACAACGGTCATTATCATATTGGTATATGGTTTTGACCGGCGGTTTATTGCTGCCACGCTGGGGTCGCTGTTAGGAACCGGACTGACGGCTCTGTTGGCTATTATTTTTGTTAGCATGTCGAAAATTCATGGTGCGGTCATGGACTATTCCGAAAGTCTTTTATATACCGGCTTTCAGCTTAATCTGACGGAAATATTTATTGCCAGCATTTTCATTGCTTCATCAGGAGCGGTCATGGACATTGCGGTGGATATCACCTCGGCAGTGTATGAAGTGATTGAGGCCAATCCGGCCATTAGTAAGGCGGCAGCTATGAAAGCGGGGCTAAATGTCGGACGCACTGTGCTGGGAACGATGAGTACTACGTTGCTGCTGGCCTATTCCGGCGGCTACATTGGCTTGTTAATGGTGTTTGTGGCGCAAGGAACACCGGTGCTGAATATATTGAACTTAAATTATATTGCAGCCGAAATATTAAATACGATGATTGGCAGTTTCGGCTTAATTACCGTGGCGCCTTTCACGGCTGTTACCAGCGCTACGCTGCTTGCCGGGAGTAAGAACAGGGCCGCAGAAGCATTTTTACAAGGCTGA
- a CDS encoding alkaline phosphatase, giving the protein MFKKRHLPLQLVAVCVAIFFCISFIAGYSPTTARSDNETAYEISSIAKTNADPTGVNPKYIFLFIGDGMSFPQATALGHYNGTIDHNFVGTLAKPTRENIPQAEMPSFVSFPVVGAATTYDASKFITDSASAATAIACSVKTLDGALGVDPYNNRVASIAEQLKSQAGYKIGIVTSVSLDHATPAGFYAHLPNRNSFYEIGLDLITSNFDFFGGGSFKQPTGKTNNQTHLIDLAKQAGYHVANTYEDIKALNSRSGKTIAINPVLDNPGDVAINYNIDRNYGDLALADYVQKAIDVLGEKNNFFIMAEGGKIDWSCHANDAYTTIQEVKDLERAVNVAVEFARQHPKETLILVTGDHETGGFTMGYNGTQYDTYLYLLQNQKLSFKKFADEYVEQYRNNQVPFETAMDDVKSLFGLVLPTDPEAAGLKDQSLVLTAREVTQLRDAYAVSMIPYEQRHRDKEYKTTYSMYEHEPFQIVITRILNSRSGLGWTSTAHTGLPVAVYALGTGQDIFNGFYDNTDISKRIKALVGLQ; this is encoded by the coding sequence ATGTTTAAAAAGAGACATTTACCCTTGCAGTTAGTGGCTGTCTGTGTAGCAATCTTTTTCTGTATTAGCTTTATCGCAGGCTACTCGCCAACAACTGCACGATCCGACAATGAGACTGCTTATGAAATATCCAGCATTGCTAAGACGAACGCAGATCCGACAGGCGTGAACCCCAAATATATTTTCTTATTTATCGGCGACGGCATGAGTTTCCCCCAGGCTACGGCATTGGGCCATTATAATGGAACGATTGATCATAATTTTGTTGGAACCTTAGCCAAGCCTACGCGGGAAAATATTCCACAGGCAGAAATGCCTTCCTTTGTTAGTTTTCCTGTGGTTGGTGCCGCCACAACCTATGATGCTTCCAAGTTTATTACCGATTCGGCCTCAGCAGCGACAGCCATTGCCTGCAGTGTAAAGACCTTAGATGGCGCCCTTGGCGTTGATCCTTATAATAATCGTGTAGCGTCGATTGCCGAACAGTTAAAGTCACAAGCAGGCTATAAGATTGGCATTGTGACAAGTGTTTCGCTTGATCATGCAACACCGGCCGGTTTTTATGCGCATCTGCCTAACCGGAACAGTTTCTATGAAATTGGACTGGATTTGATAACAAGCAACTTTGATTTTTTTGGCGGCGGCAGCTTTAAACAGCCTACTGGCAAAACAAACAATCAAACCCATTTGATCGATTTGGCAAAACAAGCCGGCTATCATGTAGCCAATACCTATGAGGATATTAAGGCGCTGAATTCCCGGTCAGGCAAAACAATTGCCATTAATCCTGTTTTGGATAATCCCGGTGATGTGGCTATCAATTATAATATTGACCGTAATTACGGCGATTTGGCGCTTGCCGATTATGTACAAAAAGCCATTGATGTTCTAGGTGAAAAGAATAATTTCTTTATTATGGCCGAAGGCGGCAAAATTGACTGGTCATGCCATGCCAACGACGCTTATACGACCATTCAGGAAGTGAAAGACCTGGAGCGGGCCGTTAATGTGGCTGTAGAGTTTGCCCGGCAGCACCCTAAAGAAACGCTGATCTTGGTGACTGGTGATCATGAAACGGGCGGTTTCACCATGGGCTATAACGGGACGCAATATGATACGTATCTCTATTTACTGCAAAATCAGAAGCTCTCGTTTAAAAAGTTCGCCGATGAATATGTAGAACAATACCGCAACAACCAAGTCCCCTTTGAAACAGCCATGGACGATGTAAAAAGCCTGTTTGGCTTAGTGCTGCCTACCGATCCTGAGGCCGCCGGCCTGAAGGATCAATCGTTGGTTTTGACTGCTAGGGAAGTTACGCAGTTGCGTGACGCGTATGCCGTAAGCATGATTCCTTATGAACAGCGCCATCGCGATAAGGAATACAAAACCACTTACAGCATGTATGAACATGAGCCCTTCCAGATTGTTATCACCCGTATCTTGAATAGCCGGTCAGGACTTGGCTGGACCTCAACGGCTCATACTGGGCTTCCGGTTGCCGTATACGCCTTGGGGACAGGGCAGGATATCTTCAATGGATTCTATGATAACACCGATATCAGCAAAAGGATTAAAGCTCTTGTAGGCTTGCAATAA
- the nifJ gene encoding pyruvate:ferredoxin (flavodoxin) oxidoreductase: MTNKAKPMKTMDGNTAAAYISYAFTDVAAIYPITPSSNMAEHVDEWAANGKKNLFGQTVKVLEMQSEGGAAGAVHGSLQAGALTATYTASQGLLLMIPNMYKIAGELLPGVFHVSSRVVGANAISIFGDHSDVMATRQTGFALLAESSVQQVMDLAAVAHLAAIKGKVPFLNFFDGFRTSHEVQKIEVLDYEDLAKLLDREALQDFRRCALHPDHPVLKGTVQNSDIHFQQREVSNHFYQELPAIVEEYMEEINKLTGREYHLFNYYGVADADRMIIAMGSMCEVIEEMVDYLNDRGEKVGLLTVHLYRPFSLEHFFKYIPATVQRIAVLDRTKEMGALAEPLYLDVKSAFYGREQQPLIVGGRCGVGGKDVLPSHIQAVFENLKQDQPKDRFTVGIVDDVTNTSLPEGADIDTSTPGTKACKFWGLGSDGTVGANKSAISIIGDRTDMYAQAYFAYDSKKSGGVTISHLRFGKKPIKSSYLIHKADFIACHNQSYVDKYSLLEGLKQGGSFLLNCTWTAEELEMQLPAAMKRYLFEKNIRFYVIDAVGIARALGLGGRINMIMQAAFFKLAAIIPVEEAVRYLKEAVIDSYGHKGDKVVQMNHAAIDQGVQALRQVAVPTHWQWAEDRQEEAGSLPAFIKDILIPMNRQEGDKLPVSAFQGLEDGAFPMGSAAYEKRGIAIDVPVWLPEACIQCNQCAYVCPHAAIRPVLLTEAEQQAAPAAFAALPMTGRKDLYFSMVVSQYDCTGCGNCAQVCPAKQKALTMQPLDTQSDKQALWDYAGSLSVKPNPLNTLTVKGSQFEQPLLEFSGACAGCGETPYAKLVTQLFGDRMMVANATGCSSVWAGSAPSVPYTVNHRGHGPAWGNSLFEDNAEFGLGMLTGVKQMRDQLAQLVRTAGKLELGEEWRAACATWLEHREKGEGSRERADRLLACLQAVRGTEPLLDQIEQNRDYLIKRSQWLFGGDGWAYDIGFGGLDHVLASGEDINVLVFDTEVYSNTGGQSSKATPAAAIAKFAAGGKQTKKKDLGMIAMSYGYVYVAQIAMGADKNQTLKAIAEAEAYPGPSLIIAYAPCISHGLKAGMGCSQLEAKRAVDSGYWALYRFDPRRKTVGENPFRLDSKTPSLNFREFLLGEVRYSALQKQFPSAAELLFAKTEADAMERLDTYRRLAGLQEELPTVSLATCQS, translated from the coding sequence ATGACAAACAAAGCAAAACCAATGAAAACCATGGACGGAAATACGGCGGCGGCCTACATCTCGTATGCGTTTACTGATGTAGCGGCCATTTATCCCATTACTCCATCCTCCAATATGGCGGAGCATGTGGATGAATGGGCAGCCAACGGCAAAAAGAATCTCTTCGGCCAGACGGTTAAGGTGCTGGAAATGCAGTCCGAGGGTGGAGCCGCCGGTGCCGTGCACGGCTCTTTGCAGGCAGGGGCGCTGACGGCGACCTATACGGCGTCACAGGGGCTGCTGTTAATGATCCCCAATATGTATAAAATTGCCGGTGAGTTGTTGCCGGGCGTCTTTCATGTCAGCTCCCGCGTGGTGGGAGCCAATGCGATCAGTATTTTTGGGGATCACTCCGATGTTATGGCCACCCGGCAGACAGGTTTTGCTTTGTTAGCCGAAAGCAGTGTGCAGCAGGTTATGGATTTGGCGGCGGTAGCGCATCTGGCGGCCATCAAGGGGAAGGTACCATTCCTTAATTTCTTTGACGGTTTTCGGACTTCCCATGAGGTACAGAAAATAGAAGTGCTGGATTATGAGGACCTGGCGAAGTTGCTCGACCGGGAGGCATTGCAGGATTTTAGGCGGTGTGCCCTGCATCCTGATCATCCGGTATTAAAAGGAACGGTGCAGAATTCGGACATTCATTTTCAGCAGCGCGAGGTATCCAATCACTTCTATCAGGAATTGCCGGCCATAGTGGAAGAATATATGGAAGAAATCAATAAGCTGACCGGCCGGGAGTATCATCTTTTCAACTATTATGGCGTCGCCGATGCCGACCGGATGATTATTGCCATGGGGTCGATGTGCGAGGTCATTGAAGAAATGGTGGATTACCTGAATGACAGGGGCGAGAAGGTTGGGTTGCTGACAGTTCACCTATACCGGCCATTTTCCCTGGAGCATTTCTTTAAATACATCCCTGCCACGGTACAGCGGATTGCCGTGCTGGATCGGACGAAAGAAATGGGCGCCTTGGCTGAACCGCTCTATTTGGATGTTAAGTCGGCCTTTTACGGCAGGGAGCAACAGCCGCTCATTGTGGGCGGACGCTGTGGTGTGGGCGGCAAGGATGTGCTTCCTTCTCATATCCAGGCCGTCTTTGAGAATCTGAAACAGGATCAGCCGAAGGACCGTTTCACTGTGGGCATTGTGGACGATGTGACCAATACCTCTCTGCCGGAAGGAGCGGATATCGACACCAGTACACCTGGCACCAAGGCCTGCAAGTTTTGGGGGCTTGGCTCCGACGGTACGGTGGGTGCCAACAAAAGCGCCATTTCCATCATCGGTGACCGCACTGACATGTACGCTCAGGCCTATTTTGCCTATGATTCGAAAAAATCCGGCGGGGTTACCATATCGCATCTGCGGTTTGGCAAAAAGCCGATAAAATCTTCCTATCTCATTCATAAAGCTGACTTTATCGCCTGCCACAATCAGTCTTACGTCGATAAGTATAGTTTGCTGGAGGGTTTGAAGCAGGGGGGAAGCTTCCTCTTGAATTGCACCTGGACGGCGGAAGAACTGGAGATGCAGTTGCCGGCGGCCATGAAACGCTATTTGTTTGAGAAAAACATCCGCTTTTATGTGATTGATGCCGTTGGTATTGCCAGGGCACTGGGCCTGGGCGGGCGGATCAACATGATCATGCAGGCTGCTTTCTTTAAGCTTGCCGCGATTATTCCGGTGGAGGAGGCGGTCCGTTACCTGAAGGAAGCGGTTATTGACTCCTACGGGCACAAAGGCGACAAGGTAGTACAGATGAACCATGCCGCCATTGACCAGGGGGTTCAGGCCCTGCGCCAGGTCGCTGTCCCCACTCACTGGCAGTGGGCCGAAGACCGGCAAGAGGAAGCTGGTTCGCTGCCCGCCTTTATTAAGGATATCCTGATTCCTATGAACCGGCAGGAGGGCGACAAATTGCCGGTCAGTGCCTTCCAAGGGCTGGAGGACGGTGCTTTCCCCATGGGTTCGGCGGCCTATGAGAAACGGGGCATTGCTATTGATGTGCCGGTCTGGCTGCCGGAGGCGTGCATTCAGTGTAATCAATGCGCTTACGTGTGCCCCCATGCTGCCATCCGTCCCGTATTGCTGACCGAAGCGGAACAACAGGCGGCGCCCGCAGCTTTTGCTGCACTGCCGATGACGGGCCGCAAGGACCTGTACTTCTCCATGGTGGTTTCCCAGTACGATTGCACCGGCTGTGGCAATTGCGCCCAGGTATGTCCGGCTAAACAGAAAGCGCTGACTATGCAGCCGCTGGATACCCAAAGCGACAAACAGGCGCTTTGGGACTATGCCGGAAGCCTTTCGGTAAAACCTAACCCGCTTAACACGCTTACCGTGAAGGGCAGTCAGTTCGAGCAACCGCTGCTGGAATTCTCCGGTGCTTGCGCCGGCTGCGGGGAAACGCCGTACGCCAAGCTAGTAACCCAGTTGTTCGGCGACCGGATGATGGTGGCCAATGCTACCGGCTGTTCTTCCGTCTGGGCGGGCAGCGCACCCTCTGTTCCCTATACGGTCAACCACCGGGGACACGGGCCGGCCTGGGGAAATTCCCTGTTTGAAGATAATGCCGAATTTGGTCTGGGCATGTTGACAGGCGTGAAGCAAATGCGCGACCAACTGGCGCAGCTTGTCCGGACGGCCGGTAAACTGGAGCTGGGCGAGGAATGGCGGGCAGCCTGTGCCACCTGGCTGGAGCACCGGGAAAAAGGCGAAGGATCAAGAGAAAGGGCCGACCGCCTGCTGGCCTGCCTGCAGGCGGTGCGGGGAACCGAGCCGCTGCTTGATCAAATTGAGCAAAACCGTGATTATCTGATAAAACGTTCCCAGTGGCTGTTCGGCGGTGACGGCTGGGCTTATGATATCGGTTTTGGCGGACTGGACCATGTGCTGGCTTCCGGCGAAGATATTAATGTGTTGGTTTTTGACACCGAGGTCTATTCCAATACGGGCGGCCAGTCGTCCAAGGCGACGCCGGCCGCCGCCATTGCCAAGTTTGCCGCCGGCGGCAAACAGACCAAAAAGAAGGACTTGGGCATGATCGCCATGAGCTATGGTTACGTTTATGTGGCGCAAATTGCCATGGGGGCCGATAAGAATCAGACTTTAAAGGCCATTGCCGAGGCTGAGGCCTACCCCGGTCCATCGCTGATCATTGCCTATGCTCCCTGCATCAGCCATGGGCTGAAAGCCGGCATGGGCTGCAGCCAGCTCGAAGCCAAGCGGGCTGTGGACAGCGGCTACTGGGCGCTGTACCGTTTCGATCCGCGGCGCAAAACAGTGGGAGAAAATCCGTTCCGGTTGGACTCCAAGACGCCGAGCCTGAATTTTAGGGAGTTCCTGCTGGGTGAAGTCCGTTATTCGGCCTTGCAAAAACAATTCCCGTCAGCGGCAGAGCTGCTGTTTGCCAAGACCGAGGCGGATGCCATGGAACGGCTGGACACCTACCGGCGTTTGGCCGGGCTGCAGGAAGAGCTACCGACGGTCAGTTTAGCAACTTGTCAGTCCTAA
- a CDS encoding nucleoid-associated protein, producing the protein MLDMSKAQMAQLVVHRVGNKQREEGIVIAPGLYDMTDGQVEQLLLKYFFSSFKEKVLYKFFHEADIHLHELYMYVSRIFINPAVFYEQSVHILKHLYEKSGHPQIKGGEFYVAYFSDCLVEGKTVDAVGLFKTENKENYLKVSQRSQGMSLLADRGINVKKLDKGALIFNIESVDGYRVAIVDTVNRENSEAAYWKDEFLRLTDVQNDYFHTQNHLNLCRDFAESVYGSLYQADKKDQVMFVNEAVAYFDQNQSFDLDDFTQAVVKEPELIERFKEHKVMYELNQGLATVASFAISDQAVKTTKRKLKNLIKLDTDIEIKIKPAAAEQDAGGYIERGYDEAKGMHFYKVYFNEEE; encoded by the coding sequence ATGTTGGATATGTCGAAAGCACAGATGGCGCAGCTTGTTGTACACCGGGTCGGCAACAAACAGCGGGAGGAAGGCATTGTCATTGCTCCCGGCCTGTACGATATGACCGATGGTCAGGTTGAACAACTGCTGTTGAAATATTTCTTTTCTTCCTTTAAGGAAAAAGTATTATATAAATTTTTCCACGAGGCCGATATTCATTTGCATGAGCTGTATATGTATGTAAGCCGGATATTTATTAATCCCGCGGTGTTTTATGAACAGTCTGTTCATATTTTGAAGCATTTGTATGAAAAGTCAGGTCATCCCCAGATTAAGGGCGGTGAATTTTATGTGGCTTATTTTTCCGATTGTCTGGTGGAAGGAAAGACGGTTGATGCGGTGGGCCTGTTTAAGACGGAAAATAAGGAGAACTATCTCAAAGTCAGCCAACGGTCTCAGGGCATGTCGTTGCTGGCTGACCGGGGCATTAATGTTAAAAAGCTGGACAAAGGGGCGCTCATTTTTAATATCGAATCGGTTGACGGTTACCGTGTGGCCATTGTCGATACGGTGAACCGCGAGAATAGTGAGGCTGCCTATTGGAAGGATGAGTTTCTGCGTCTGACCGATGTGCAAAATGATTATTTCCATACGCAGAATCATTTGAATCTATGCCGGGATTTTGCTGAATCGGTCTATGGCTCTCTGTACCAGGCTGATAAGAAGGACCAGGTAATGTTTGTCAATGAGGCGGTGGCGTATTTTGACCAAAACCAGTCCTTTGACTTGGACGACTTTACTCAGGCGGTGGTAAAAGAGCCGGAACTGATCGAACGGTTTAAGGAGCACAAGGTAATGTATGAGCTAAATCAGGGGCTGGCGACAGTTGCCTCCTTTGCCATATCCGATCAGGCGGTTAAGACCACCAAACGAAAGCTCAAGAATCTGATCAAGCTGGATACCGATATTGAGATCAAGATCAAGCCGGCCGCTGCCGAACAGGATGCGGGCGGTTACATCGAAAGGGGCTATGACGAAGCAAAAGGTATGCACTTTTATAAGGTCTATTTCAACGAGGAAGAATAA
- the nudC gene encoding NAD(+) diphosphatase, whose protein sequence is MSQEINATYANCVPADPYCFAFCKDEILMKHTGSGLCVPLASDLADLSLQKAATPSLGQLDGRAYYAATVTKDQAPDGFSFFVLRRLYGQIHNEWFWQAFRAYHITNWLKSTQFCGRCGSPLSLDNHELAMKCANCGNMIYPRLSPAIIVAVTRGDKLLLARNRMRPELYSVIAGFVEPGETLEDCVQRELMEEVGVKVTDITYFGSQPWPFPDSLMIGFTAKAVSDSIRIDNNEIIEAAWFSADQLPAIPPSVSIGRRLIDWFANNNQKGKF, encoded by the coding sequence ATGAGTCAGGAAATAAACGCGACCTACGCCAACTGCGTACCGGCCGATCCGTATTGCTTTGCCTTTTGTAAAGATGAGATTCTGATGAAACACACCGGCAGCGGCTTATGCGTCCCGCTTGCCAGCGACCTGGCGGACCTGTCGCTGCAAAAAGCCGCCACTCCCTCCCTGGGCCAGCTGGACGGACGGGCCTATTATGCGGCAACCGTCACGAAAGACCAGGCTCCCGACGGCTTTTCGTTCTTTGTTTTGCGCCGGCTGTATGGCCAAATCCACAATGAATGGTTCTGGCAGGCTTTCCGGGCCTATCACATCACCAACTGGCTGAAATCCACCCAGTTTTGCGGCCGCTGCGGCAGCCCGCTGAGTTTGGACAACCATGAACTGGCCATGAAATGCGCCAACTGTGGCAACATGATTTATCCCCGGCTTTCCCCGGCGATTATCGTAGCTGTAACGCGAGGCGACAAGCTTTTACTGGCCCGCAATCGTATGCGCCCCGAACTTTACAGCGTTATCGCCGGCTTTGTTGAGCCTGGCGAAACACTGGAGGACTGCGTCCAACGGGAACTGATGGAAGAAGTCGGCGTCAAGGTCACCGACATCACTTATTTTGGCAGTCAACCCTGGCCCTTCCCCGATTCACTGATGATCGGCTTTACTGCTAAGGCGGTATCGGATAGCATCCGCATCGATAACAATGAAATCATCGAGGCCGCCTGGTTTTCGGCCGACCAACTACCGGCCATCCCCCCCAGCGTCAGCATCGGCCGGCGTTTGATCGACTGGTTTGCCAACAATAACCAAAAAGGCAAATTTTAA
- a CDS encoding CoA-acylating methylmalonate-semialdehyde dehydrogenase yields MAVKRLKYGVNGEWKESATKKYMPITDSNTGKVIAEAPCCTAEEVNEAVAAARAAYAGWSTTPVSVRVQIMFRYKAILDAHLEELTLLVATELGKNLNEARGDVLKAIEVVELACSTPTLMQGDSLMNVSHGHDTVMYREPVGVFAGIVPYNFPAMIPFGWMIPLCITTGNTFVLKAASMVPQTAIRMLELLIEAGLPKGVVNLVTCSRNEAELLLKHPDVVGICYVGSTSVGLHIYSTAAAHGKRVQALCEAKNHGLVLKDAQLKSAAARIINSGFGCAGQRCMALPVICVEEQVADAFIEHLLEAARQIKVGPAYDPATALGPVVSAEHKARVMEWIDKGVAEGAKLLLDGRNITVEGHEEGFYIGPTIFDHVTDEMSIGTSEIFGPVVCIKRVKNFEHGLAVMNANPFANGSCIFTQSGYYAREFAARTHGGMVGINVGIPVPISVFPFSGHKKSFFGDLHCMGKDGVAFFTEAKCVTTRWFTEADSSTKVDTWEGTITR; encoded by the coding sequence ATGGCAGTAAAACGATTGAAGTATGGAGTGAACGGAGAATGGAAGGAATCGGCGACAAAAAAATATATGCCGATAACCGATTCAAATACCGGGAAAGTGATTGCTGAAGCACCGTGCTGCACGGCTGAAGAAGTGAATGAAGCCGTGGCAGCCGCCAGGGCGGCTTATGCCGGCTGGTCAACGACGCCGGTCAGCGTGCGGGTGCAGATTATGTTTCGTTATAAGGCCATTTTGGATGCTCATCTGGAAGAACTGACTCTGTTGGTGGCTACCGAACTGGGAAAAAATTTGAATGAAGCCCGCGGCGATGTGCTTAAAGCTATTGAAGTAGTGGAGCTGGCCTGCTCTACACCTACGCTGATGCAGGGTGATTCACTGATGAACGTATCCCATGGCCATGATACGGTTATGTACCGGGAGCCGGTCGGGGTATTTGCCGGCATTGTTCCCTATAATTTCCCGGCCATGATTCCCTTTGGCTGGATGATCCCGCTTTGCATCACCACAGGGAATACCTTTGTGCTTAAAGCAGCCAGCATGGTGCCGCAAACGGCGATACGGATGCTGGAATTGTTAATTGAGGCCGGGCTGCCCAAAGGGGTAGTAAATCTGGTTACCTGCAGCAGAAATGAAGCGGAACTGCTTTTGAAGCATCCCGATGTGGTAGGGATTTGCTATGTAGGCTCTACTTCGGTAGGTTTGCATATCTATTCCACAGCAGCAGCGCACGGTAAGCGGGTACAAGCCCTTTGCGAAGCGAAAAACCATGGGTTGGTACTGAAGGACGCCCAGCTCAAATCGGCTGCGGCCCGGATTATTAATTCCGGCTTTGGCTGCGCCGGTCAGCGTTGTATGGCTCTGCCGGTAATTTGCGTGGAAGAACAGGTGGCAGATGCTTTTATTGAGCACTTACTGGAAGCGGCCCGTCAAATTAAGGTGGGTCCGGCTTATGATCCGGCAACTGCTTTAGGACCGGTTGTGTCCGCGGAACATAAGGCCAGGGTAATGGAGTGGATTGACAAGGGTGTTGCCGAAGGCGCCAAGCTGTTGCTGGACGGACGCAATATTACAGTGGAAGGCCATGAAGAAGGCTTTTATATTGGACCTACGATTTTTGACCATGTAACCGATGAAATGAGTATCGGTACCAGTGAAATCTTCGGGCCTGTAGTATGCATCAAACGGGTGAAAAATTTTGAACACGGCCTGGCGGTTATGAATGCCAATCCGTTTGCCAACGGATCCTGCATATTCACGCAAAGTGGCTATTACGCCCGGGAATTTGCCGCGAGAACCCATGGTGGCATGGTGGGAATCAATGTGGGCATACCTGTTCCTATTTCGGTATTTCCGTTCTCGGGACATAAGAAATCCTTTTTTGGCGATTTGCATTGCATGGGCAAAGACGGCGTAGCTTTCTTTACCGAAGCAAAATGCGTAACTACCCGTTGGTTTACCGAAGCCGATAGCAGTACCAAGGTCGATACCTGGGAAGGTACGATAACTCGATAA